Proteins co-encoded in one Hymenobacter swuensis DY53 genomic window:
- a CDS encoding nucleoside permease yields MSTKLRLTILSFLQFFIWGSWLITIGAYWFQTKQWSGAQFGAIFSTMGIASIFMPSIMGIIADKYVNAEKLYGILHILGGAVLCTVPLVTDPGTFFWVILLNMIFYMPTLALSIAVSYSVLKRQGLDVVKDYPPIRVWGTIGFIVAMWTVSLLGFEKSANQFYVAAAAAFALGIYSFTLPACPPPAKDTPSRSLIDVLGLKSFALLRDTKMLTFFLFALLLGAALQLTNAYGDTFLHDFDKVPAYQDTFAVKYPAIIMSISQVSETLFILAIPFFLRRFGIKQVMLFSMIAWVLRFGLLAFGTPDQPGIWLIVLSCIVYGMAFDFFNISGSLFVETQTASSIRASAQGLFMMMTNGFGAVLGSSVSGIVIEQYFTAADGVTKDWHGIWLTFAAYALVIAVLFVFLFKHKHTTQEVTESEHIEPLLSAEPV; encoded by the coding sequence ATGAGTACCAAGCTGCGTCTCACTATTCTGAGCTTTTTACAGTTTTTCATCTGGGGCTCGTGGCTGATAACCATCGGGGCGTACTGGTTTCAGACCAAACAGTGGTCGGGCGCGCAGTTCGGGGCCATCTTCTCCACCATGGGCATTGCCTCCATCTTCATGCCTTCCATCATGGGGATTATTGCCGATAAGTATGTGAATGCCGAAAAACTCTACGGTATCCTGCATATTCTAGGTGGGGCGGTGCTGTGCACGGTTCCCCTAGTGACGGACCCAGGCACCTTCTTCTGGGTGATTCTGCTGAACATGATTTTCTACATGCCCACGCTGGCCCTCAGCATTGCCGTATCGTACTCAGTGTTGAAGCGGCAGGGCCTGGATGTAGTGAAGGACTACCCGCCCATTCGGGTGTGGGGTACCATCGGCTTCATTGTGGCCATGTGGACGGTGAGCTTATTGGGCTTCGAGAAATCGGCTAACCAGTTTTACGTAGCCGCCGCCGCCGCTTTTGCGCTGGGCATCTATTCATTTACGCTGCCCGCCTGCCCGCCTCCGGCTAAAGACACGCCCAGCCGCTCGCTAATAGATGTATTGGGCCTGAAGTCGTTTGCGTTGTTGCGCGACACCAAAATGCTCACCTTCTTCCTGTTTGCCCTGCTGCTGGGAGCCGCTCTACAGCTTACCAACGCCTACGGCGACACCTTCCTGCACGATTTCGACAAAGTGCCAGCCTACCAAGACACGTTTGCCGTGAAGTACCCGGCCATCATTATGTCCATCTCGCAGGTATCGGAAACGCTGTTCATTCTGGCTATTCCGTTCTTTTTACGCCGCTTTGGCATCAAGCAGGTGATGCTGTTCAGTATGATTGCGTGGGTGTTACGTTTTGGCCTGCTGGCTTTCGGCACTCCCGACCAGCCCGGCATCTGGCTGATTGTCCTGTCCTGCATTGTGTACGGCATGGCTTTCGACTTCTTCAATATCTCTGGCTCGCTGTTCGTGGAAACCCAGACGGCCTCGTCTATCCGCGCTAGTGCCCAGGGCTTGTTCATGATGATGACCAACGGTTTTGGCGCCGTGCTGGGCAGTTCCGTTAGCGGTATCGTCATCGAGCAGTACTTTACCGCCGCCGATGGCGTAACCAAGGACTGGCACGGCATCTGGCTGACGTTTGCGGCCTATGCACTGGTTATTGCTGTGCTGTTCGTCTTCCTCTTCAAGCACAAGCACACCACTCAGGAAGTAACCGAATCGGAGCACATAGAGCCCCTGCTTAGCGCAGAGCCCGTCTAA
- a CDS encoding superoxide dismutase, whose translation MAFELPQLPYAYDALEPHIDAQTMEIHHGKHHQAYVTNLNNAVAGTELEGKSLEDLLQNIASAPAAVRNNGGGHWNHSFFWQILGPNGGGTPTGAVGEAINQAFGSYEKFKEEFTKAATTRFGSGWAWLCKQADGSVQICSTPNQDNPLMPDTGCKGTPVLGLDVWEHAYYLKYQNRRPDYIAAFFNLINWDEVNKRFADAA comes from the coding sequence ATGGCTTTCGAACTGCCCCAACTGCCCTACGCCTACGATGCCCTGGAGCCGCACATTGATGCGCAAACCATGGAAATCCACCACGGCAAGCACCATCAGGCCTACGTTACTAACCTCAACAACGCCGTAGCCGGCACTGAATTGGAAGGCAAGAGTCTGGAAGATTTGCTGCAGAACATTGCCTCGGCTCCGGCAGCCGTACGCAACAACGGCGGTGGCCATTGGAACCACTCCTTTTTCTGGCAGATTCTGGGCCCCAACGGTGGTGGTACCCCCACCGGCGCTGTCGGCGAAGCCATCAACCAGGCATTCGGCAGCTACGAGAAATTCAAGGAGGAATTCACCAAGGCTGCTACTACCCGTTTCGGCTCGGGCTGGGCGTGGCTGTGCAAGCAGGCCGACGGCTCGGTACAAATCTGCTCCACGCCTAACCAGGATAATCCCCTCATGCCCGACACCGGCTGCAAAGGTACTCCGGTACTGGGCCTCGACGTGTGGGAGCACGCCTACTACCTCAAGTATCAGAACCGTCGCCCCGATTACATTGCCGCCTTCTTCAACCTCATCAACTGGGACGAAGTAAACAAGCGTTTCGCGGACGCCGCGTAA
- a CDS encoding nucleoside deaminase → MTLSLYSDEQYMQEALKQARYAFEEEEIPIGAVVVLNKRIIARAYNQTEKLQDVTAHAEMLALTAAANHLGNKYLQECTLYVTVEPCVMCAGATAWAQVRRVVYGAAEPKFGYRRHGQLLHPRAEVVSGILAQESESLMREFFAQKRK, encoded by the coding sequence ATGACCCTTTCCCTGTATTCCGACGAGCAGTACATGCAGGAGGCGCTGAAGCAGGCGCGGTATGCGTTTGAGGAGGAGGAAATTCCGATTGGAGCCGTGGTAGTGCTGAATAAACGCATCATTGCCCGCGCTTACAACCAGACTGAGAAGCTGCAGGACGTCACGGCCCACGCCGAAATGCTGGCCCTCACGGCGGCGGCCAACCACCTCGGCAACAAATATTTGCAGGAATGCACCCTCTACGTGACGGTGGAGCCCTGCGTGATGTGCGCCGGGGCTACGGCCTGGGCGCAGGTGCGCCGGGTGGTGTACGGTGCGGCCGAGCCGAAATTCGGGTACCGCCGCCACGGTCAACTGCTGCACCCCCGGGCCGAAGTAGTCAGCGGCATTCTGGCGCAGGAGAGTGAAAGCCTGATGCGGGAGTTCTTCGCCCAAAAGCGGAAATAG
- the aspS gene encoding aspartate--tRNA ligase, with product MLRTHTCGELRPEHIGQTVTLCGWVQRTRDKGGILWVDLRDRYGLTQLALEEGVETAEVREQARQLGREFVLSVTGQVAERHSKNDKMPTGGIEIRVESIEVLNPAKLPPFLIEDDTDGGDDLRMKYRYLDLRRAPVRQNLMLRHRVAQATRRYLDGQEFIEVETPVLIKSTPEGARDFVVPSRMNPGEFYALPQSPQTFKQLLMVSGFDRYFQIVKCFRDEDLRADRQPEFTQIDCEMSFVEQEDILNTFEGLVQYLFREVKNLEIGELPRMTYADAMRYYGNDKPDTRFEMRFVELNEVAKGHGFPVFEAAGLVVGICATGAASYTRKQLDELTEYVKRPQIGATGLVYARVETDGSVKSSVDKFYSQEALQQWKTAFNAQPGDLLLILAGEPNKTRKALSELRLEMGQRLGLRDKDTFSALWVVDFPLLEYIEEEGRYFAMHHPFTSPKPEDVALLDNPETIGEVRANAYDMVINGVEVGGGSIRIHDRAVQARMFSLLGFSDEEAKAQFGFLLDAFEYGAPPHGGIAFGFDRLCSLFGGADSIRDFIAFPKNNSGRDVMIDSPSQISGAQLKELSIKTDVVAGK from the coding sequence ATGCTCCGGACGCACACCTGCGGCGAACTTCGCCCCGAACACATTGGCCAAACCGTCACGCTCTGCGGCTGGGTGCAGCGCACCCGCGACAAAGGCGGCATTCTGTGGGTGGATCTGCGCGACCGGTACGGCCTCACCCAGCTGGCCTTGGAAGAAGGCGTGGAAACCGCCGAAGTGCGCGAGCAGGCCCGCCAGTTGGGCCGTGAGTTTGTGCTCTCGGTGACCGGCCAAGTGGCCGAGCGCCATTCCAAAAACGATAAAATGCCCACCGGTGGCATCGAAATCCGGGTGGAGAGCATCGAGGTGCTGAACCCCGCCAAGCTGCCGCCCTTCCTGATTGAGGACGACACCGATGGCGGCGACGACCTGCGGATGAAGTACCGCTACCTCGATTTGCGCCGCGCCCCCGTTCGCCAGAACCTGATGCTGCGTCACCGCGTGGCCCAGGCCACCCGCCGCTACCTCGACGGCCAGGAGTTCATTGAAGTGGAAACCCCGGTGCTCATCAAAAGCACGCCCGAAGGTGCCCGCGACTTCGTGGTGCCGTCCCGCATGAACCCCGGCGAGTTCTACGCCCTGCCCCAGAGCCCCCAGACGTTCAAGCAGCTGCTGATGGTATCGGGCTTTGACCGGTACTTCCAGATTGTGAAGTGCTTCCGCGACGAAGACCTGCGCGCCGACCGCCAGCCCGAATTCACGCAGATTGACTGCGAAATGTCGTTTGTGGAGCAGGAGGACATCCTCAATACCTTCGAAGGGCTGGTGCAGTACCTGTTCCGCGAGGTGAAGAACCTGGAAATCGGTGAGCTGCCCCGCATGACCTACGCCGATGCGATGCGCTATTACGGCAACGATAAGCCCGACACGCGCTTCGAAATGCGTTTCGTGGAGTTGAATGAGGTGGCCAAGGGCCACGGCTTCCCGGTGTTTGAGGCCGCCGGGCTGGTGGTGGGCATCTGCGCCACGGGTGCGGCCAGCTACACCCGCAAGCAGCTCGACGAGCTGACCGAGTACGTGAAGCGCCCCCAGATTGGCGCGACTGGCTTGGTTTACGCCCGGGTGGAAACTGATGGCTCGGTGAAGTCGTCGGTAGACAAGTTTTACTCGCAGGAGGCGCTGCAGCAGTGGAAGACGGCCTTCAACGCCCAGCCCGGCGACCTGCTGCTGATTCTGGCCGGCGAGCCGAACAAGACCCGCAAGGCCCTCTCGGAGCTGCGCCTGGAAATGGGCCAGCGTCTCGGCCTGCGCGACAAAGACACCTTCTCGGCGCTGTGGGTGGTCGATTTTCCCCTGCTCGAGTATATCGAGGAGGAAGGCCGCTACTTCGCCATGCACCACCCCTTCACTTCGCCTAAGCCCGAGGATGTGGCTTTGCTCGACAACCCCGAGACCATCGGCGAAGTGCGCGCCAACGCCTACGATATGGTGATTAACGGCGTAGAAGTGGGCGGCGGCTCCATCCGCATTCACGACCGCGCGGTGCAGGCCCGCATGTTCTCCCTGCTCGGTTTCTCCGATGAGGAAGCCAAAGCCCAGTTTGGCTTCCTGCTCGACGCCTTCGAGTACGGCGCACCCCCGCACGGCGGCATTGCCTTCGGCTTCGACCGTCTCTGCAGCCTCTTCGGTGGCGCCGACTCCATCCGCGACTTCATCGCCTTCCCCAAAAACAACTCCGGCCGCGACGTCATGATTGACTCACCTTCGCAGATTTCGGGCGCTCAGCTCAAGGAGCTGAGCATTAAGACGGACGTGGTAGCGGGCAAGTAG
- a CDS encoding phytanoyl-CoA dioxygenase family protein, with protein sequence MTSPQKPVGIEETGELGVHYLKRFWARLLAKRNGVFTESTEQDWRFDNLLLNGLGLPLEETIQYVGQQAPSFSEFEHWILAKHHGQLDPLQVDRLNSLFSDQPYPAAVVQSLQDLEREPNVLSAEDLTFWAENGYVIIRGAIPREQARETELAVWEALGMDPHEPASWYQKPIGKGIMMDFYHHPTLQANRQSKRIHKAFAQLWQTTDLWRTTDRTSFNPPETAALPFQGPHLHWDMSLEPPFRFGTQGLLYLCDTPAEQGAFCCVPGFHRTLETWLASLPPGTDPRRVNLEAQAVPIAAEAGDFVIWHHFLPHGSSPNRGTYPRIVQYLNMHPVEFKENTAWR encoded by the coding sequence ATGACTTCACCACAAAAACCGGTCGGAATTGAGGAAACGGGCGAGCTTGGCGTACACTACCTAAAGCGGTTCTGGGCTCGACTACTAGCCAAGCGAAATGGCGTGTTCACGGAGTCAACCGAACAGGACTGGCGCTTCGACAATTTACTGTTGAACGGACTGGGGTTGCCGCTCGAAGAAACGATACAATACGTAGGGCAGCAGGCCCCCAGCTTTTCGGAGTTTGAACACTGGATTCTGGCCAAGCACCACGGCCAGCTTGATCCGCTGCAGGTTGACCGGCTTAACAGTCTGTTCTCTGACCAACCTTATCCGGCGGCCGTAGTGCAGAGTTTGCAGGATCTTGAACGAGAGCCAAACGTACTCAGCGCGGAGGATCTGACTTTCTGGGCAGAAAACGGCTACGTAATAATACGCGGAGCCATTCCCCGGGAACAGGCACGCGAAACGGAGCTGGCCGTATGGGAGGCTCTGGGTATGGACCCACACGAGCCGGCCAGCTGGTACCAGAAGCCTATTGGCAAAGGCATTATGATGGATTTCTATCACCACCCTACTCTGCAGGCCAACCGGCAGTCGAAGCGCATTCATAAAGCCTTTGCCCAGCTCTGGCAAACTACCGACCTGTGGAGAACTACTGACCGCACCAGCTTCAACCCGCCCGAAACGGCCGCGTTGCCTTTCCAGGGCCCGCACCTGCACTGGGACATGAGCCTGGAGCCCCCTTTCCGCTTCGGAACCCAGGGCCTGCTCTACCTCTGCGATACGCCTGCCGAGCAGGGCGCGTTCTGCTGCGTACCCGGATTTCACCGTACGCTGGAAACCTGGCTAGCCAGCCTGCCCCCCGGCACCGACCCACGACGCGTGAATCTGGAGGCGCAGGCCGTACCCATTGCCGCCGAAGCCGGGGATTTTGTTATCTGGCACCACTTTCTGCCCCACGGCAGCAGCCCCAACCGCGGCACCTATCCGCGCATCGTGCAGTACCTGAATATGCACCCCGTGGAGTTCAAGGAGAATACGGCGTGGCGGTAG
- a CDS encoding sensor histidine kinase, with the protein MWYRSFLCLLLLLSYSSVLRAQPTAVFQPLTPAEGLAPGSVFAVAQDRRGFVWLGTQDGLVRYDGGNTRIFRHDPQRPGSLSSNYILALTEDQAGNLWIGTGGGGVCRYSPLNGRFQIFQKTAPDTTGLTDGFVRAVLADRQGRVWVGTEEGLHRWNTRLRRFQHYRVGSGRGVRGNSIRALTQTTDGRLWVGTGNGQLAWLDTSRQELMPVPGFRAGSPVSALAAAPNGTLWVGTEAHGLYRLDATASGGAAVAYQARELASNSIRALCFTAENQLWIGTAAGLSALDPATGRFATYRHETSQPWSLPSDAVQSIFQDKTGLLWIATDKGVVRFEGRPSAFRMLPLPAPPSGVWAVLEAPDGAVWAGTETQGLVRFGPAVGQQQQFRNQPLLPGSLSQDYVRALCLDRTGRLWVGTQNQGLDCLEPGAGRFRHFRHQARNPASLGDDFVRALYEDSRGRIWVGTEGGLSQYTPATGRFRTFRHDPGNAASLSNNFVRVMLQDRRRDVLWVGTGGGGLNCLDLRTGRFRSYRADARDARSLSSNFVRSLLQDQAGTLWIGTEGGGLCRLDEAATGRFTTYREPQGLPNDVVYGLLQDTQGYLWLSTNKGLARFQPRTHAVITFNQHDGLGQDEYNAGAAFQGRSGQLYFGGVNGLVVFRPAGIRSNTQVPPVVLTGLRRLNQPLELPDTTITERRTLRLTPQDYVFTLEFAALNYRQPEKNRYAYLLEGFDPDWIPAGTRREATYSNLDPGTYTFRVRATNNDGVWNPVGAALRIIVNPPWYRTWWFRVGLSWVLFAVLFLLYRLRVRQLLALEQVRHGIARDLHDDMGSTLSSISILSQVACHHQRQNRPEQAAAVLEQIGESSRRMLDAMDDIVWAINPAHDGLDDVTARMRRLASEVLESAGIEFTFRADAALQSLRFDMRARREFFLLFKEAINNLAKYAQCRHAAITLEYRQGQLLLTVQDDGIGFDQQAPAQGGGNGLTNMRARAAALHGELTIKTAPGQGTTLHLSVPMP; encoded by the coding sequence ATGTGGTACCGCTCTTTTCTCTGCCTGTTACTACTGCTGAGCTACAGCAGCGTGCTGCGGGCACAGCCGACGGCCGTGTTTCAGCCACTCACCCCAGCTGAGGGCTTAGCCCCGGGCAGTGTGTTTGCCGTAGCCCAGGACCGACGGGGGTTCGTGTGGCTGGGGACTCAGGATGGCCTCGTGCGCTACGACGGCGGTAACACCCGCATCTTTCGCCACGACCCGCAGCGGCCCGGCAGCCTCAGCAGCAATTACATTCTGGCACTTACGGAAGACCAGGCCGGTAACCTGTGGATTGGTACCGGGGGCGGCGGGGTGTGCCGGTATTCGCCGCTCAATGGGCGGTTTCAGATATTTCAGAAGACAGCCCCCGATACTACCGGCCTTACCGATGGATTTGTGCGGGCTGTGCTGGCGGACCGGCAGGGGAGGGTATGGGTGGGTACCGAAGAGGGACTGCACCGCTGGAATACCCGTCTGCGTCGTTTTCAGCATTACCGAGTCGGGAGCGGGCGGGGAGTGCGCGGTAATTCCATCCGCGCCCTGACCCAGACCACCGATGGCCGGCTGTGGGTAGGTACCGGCAACGGGCAGCTGGCCTGGCTGGATACCTCGCGGCAGGAACTAATGCCTGTGCCCGGGTTTCGAGCCGGTAGTCCGGTGTCTGCCCTGGCGGCTGCTCCCAATGGCACGCTGTGGGTAGGTACGGAGGCGCATGGCCTGTACCGGCTGGATGCTACCGCGTCGGGTGGGGCAGCCGTTGCCTATCAGGCCAGAGAGTTAGCTTCCAACAGCATCCGGGCTTTGTGCTTCACGGCGGAGAACCAGCTGTGGATTGGCACCGCGGCCGGCCTGAGCGCGCTGGACCCCGCCACCGGCCGATTTGCTACCTACCGCCACGAAACTTCCCAGCCTTGGAGCCTGCCTTCCGATGCCGTGCAAAGCATCTTTCAGGATAAAACGGGCCTGCTGTGGATTGCTACCGATAAAGGCGTAGTCCGGTTTGAGGGCCGGCCTTCGGCTTTCCGCATGCTGCCGCTACCCGCCCCGCCCAGCGGCGTGTGGGCCGTGCTGGAAGCACCCGATGGCGCGGTATGGGCGGGTACGGAAACACAGGGCTTGGTGCGGTTTGGGCCTGCCGTCGGGCAGCAGCAACAGTTCCGGAACCAGCCGCTGCTACCCGGCAGCCTGAGTCAGGATTACGTGCGTGCCCTGTGCCTTGACCGAACCGGCCGCTTGTGGGTGGGTACCCAGAATCAGGGTCTGGATTGCCTGGAGCCCGGAGCCGGCCGGTTTCGCCATTTTCGGCATCAGGCCCGGAACCCGGCTTCCCTCGGCGACGATTTTGTGCGGGCGCTGTACGAAGACTCCCGGGGTCGGATCTGGGTGGGTACGGAAGGCGGCCTGAGTCAGTACACGCCCGCCACCGGCCGGTTCCGGACGTTCCGGCACGACCCGGGCAACGCGGCCAGCCTCAGTAACAACTTTGTGCGGGTAATGCTCCAGGACCGGCGGCGCGACGTGCTGTGGGTGGGAACGGGCGGGGGAGGCCTCAACTGCCTCGATCTGCGCACCGGCCGCTTCCGCAGCTACCGGGCAGATGCCCGTGACGCCCGCAGCCTCAGCAGCAACTTTGTCCGCTCCCTGCTGCAGGACCAGGCCGGTACGCTCTGGATTGGCACGGAAGGCGGCGGGCTCTGCCGGCTGGATGAGGCCGCCACGGGCCGCTTCACTACCTACCGGGAGCCGCAGGGCCTCCCCAATGACGTAGTATATGGCCTGTTGCAGGACACGCAGGGCTACCTCTGGCTCTCTACCAACAAAGGCCTAGCCCGCTTCCAGCCCCGCACGCACGCGGTTATTACCTTCAATCAGCACGACGGCCTGGGGCAGGATGAGTACAATGCCGGCGCGGCTTTTCAAGGGCGTAGCGGGCAGCTGTATTTTGGCGGGGTAAACGGGCTGGTGGTTTTTCGGCCGGCTGGTATTCGGTCCAATACCCAGGTGCCACCCGTGGTCCTGACGGGCCTGCGCCGCCTTAACCAGCCGCTGGAACTGCCCGATACCACCATCACCGAGCGACGCACACTGCGCCTTACGCCTCAGGATTACGTGTTTACCCTGGAATTCGCAGCCCTCAATTACCGGCAACCCGAGAAAAACCGGTATGCCTACCTGCTCGAAGGCTTCGACCCCGACTGGATACCGGCGGGTACGCGCCGGGAGGCAACCTATTCCAACCTCGACCCCGGTACGTATACTTTCCGGGTGCGCGCTACCAACAATGATGGCGTCTGGAACCCCGTGGGGGCCGCGTTGCGCATCATTGTGAATCCGCCCTGGTACCGCACCTGGTGGTTCCGGGTCGGGTTGAGCTGGGTGCTGTTTGCGGTACTATTCCTGCTTTACCGGCTGCGGGTACGGCAGTTGCTGGCCCTCGAACAGGTGCGCCACGGCATTGCCCGCGACCTGCACGACGACATGGGTTCCACGCTCAGCAGTATCTCCATTCTCAGCCAGGTCGCCTGCCACCACCAGCGCCAGAACCGCCCGGAACAGGCAGCTGCCGTGCTGGAGCAAATCGGGGAATCCTCGCGCCGCATGCTGGATGCCATGGACGACATCGTATGGGCCATTAACCCCGCCCACGACGGCCTCGACGACGTAACAGCCCGCATGCGCCGGCTGGCTTCCGAAGTGCTGGAGTCGGCGGGCATTGAGTTTACCTTTCGGGCCGATGCCGCCCTGCAAAGTCTGCGCTTCGATATGCGGGCGCGTCGGGAGTTTTTTCTGCTGTTCAAGGAAGCCATCAACAATCTGGCGAAATATGCCCAGTGCCGGCACGCGGCCATTACGCTGGAATACCGCCAGGGCCAGCTGCTGCTCACGGTGCAGGATGATGGGATAGGCTTCGACCAGCAGGCCCCGGCCCAGGGCGGGGGTAACGGCCTCACCAATATGCGCGCCCGCGCCGCTGCCCTGCACGGTGAGCTGACTATTAAAACCGCCCCCGGCCAGGGTACAACGCTACACCTAAGCGTCCCCATGCCCTAA
- a CDS encoding response regulator, giving the protein MEAATRVLIYEDNPDLRASLSQLLSSAPALELAAAVGNCTRAEEDVARFRPDVVLMDIDMPGCTGIDGLRRIKAIAPQVQVVMLTVFEENDRVFEAVCAGADGYLLKKTPPGKILEAIGEVRAGGAPMTPAIARQVLRLFPRPVPRQQADEANGTLSAREQEILRLLVEGYSYKMIAADRGISIDTVRSHIKKIYEKLHVRSMTEAVSKALRQGLT; this is encoded by the coding sequence ATGGAAGCCGCTACCCGCGTTCTGATTTATGAAGATAACCCCGACCTGCGCGCCAGTCTGAGCCAGCTGCTTAGTAGTGCGCCTGCGCTGGAGCTGGCCGCTGCCGTGGGCAACTGCACCCGCGCCGAGGAGGACGTGGCCCGCTTCCGGCCCGACGTGGTATTGATGGATATCGACATGCCCGGCTGTACCGGCATTGATGGCCTGCGCCGCATTAAAGCCATTGCCCCGCAGGTTCAGGTGGTCATGCTGACTGTTTTTGAGGAAAACGACCGGGTATTTGAGGCGGTGTGCGCCGGGGCCGATGGGTATCTGCTCAAAAAGACACCGCCCGGTAAAATTCTGGAAGCCATTGGCGAAGTACGCGCCGGCGGTGCCCCCATGACGCCCGCCATTGCCCGGCAGGTGCTGCGCTTGTTTCCGCGCCCGGTGCCGCGCCAGCAGGCCGACGAAGCCAATGGCACGTTGAGTGCCCGCGAACAGGAGATTCTGCGGCTGCTGGTGGAAGGCTATAGCTACAAGATGATTGCCGCCGACCGGGGCATCAGTATTGATACCGTGCGTTCCCACATCAAAAAAATATATGAGAAGCTGCATGTGCGCTCCATGACGGAAGCTGTCAGTAAGGCCCTGCGCCAGGGCCTGACGTAG
- a CDS encoding 3'-5' exonuclease has product MRLLRDLKLDEVFVLDIETVPCVGNHDDLHEMLKELWEHKCHALRREKGWISHHDHIAPLPDTLHAATLFEQAGIYAEFGRVVCISLGRFRTAADGSVSFSVKSFYGHDERELLREFSAIISQRPQFRLCGHNAKEFDLPYLSRRILINGLELPPHLDTAGKKPWEVTHLDTMELWKFGDRKSFTSLSLLAAMFGIPTPKDDIQGKDVARVYYEEKDLPRIARYCQKDIITTARLLQKFRGEEPFADDAVVYANEETVLRRA; this is encoded by the coding sequence ATGCGCCTGCTCCGCGACCTGAAGCTCGACGAAGTGTTTGTGCTCGACATCGAAACGGTGCCCTGCGTAGGCAACCACGATGACCTGCACGAGATGCTCAAGGAACTGTGGGAACACAAGTGCCACGCCCTACGCCGCGAAAAAGGCTGGATTTCCCACCACGACCACATTGCCCCGCTGCCTGATACACTGCACGCCGCCACGCTATTCGAGCAGGCCGGCATTTACGCCGAGTTTGGCCGCGTCGTGTGCATTTCCTTGGGCCGCTTCCGCACGGCGGCCGACGGTAGCGTGAGCTTCAGCGTAAAATCCTTTTATGGTCATGATGAGCGGGAACTGTTACGGGAGTTCAGTGCCATCATCAGCCAGCGGCCCCAGTTCCGGTTGTGCGGCCACAATGCCAAGGAATTCGATTTACCCTACCTCTCGCGCCGCATCCTCATCAACGGGCTGGAATTGCCCCCGCACCTGGATACGGCTGGCAAGAAGCCCTGGGAAGTCACGCACCTTGATACCATGGAACTCTGGAAATTTGGTGACCGGAAATCCTTCACTTCCCTGAGCCTGCTGGCTGCTATGTTCGGAATTCCCACGCCCAAAGACGACATTCAGGGCAAGGACGTAGCGCGGGTGTACTACGAGGAAAAGGACCTGCCCCGTATCGCCCGCTACTGCCAGAAGGATATCATCACCACGGCCCGCCTGCTCCAGAAATTCCGGGGTGAAGAGCCGTTTGCCGACGATGCCGTCGTGTACGCCAACGAAGAAACCGTCCTGCGGCGGGCTTGA